From one Henningerozyma blattae CBS 6284 chromosome 1, complete genome genomic stretch:
- the TBLA0A10560 gene encoding uncharacterized protein (similar to Saccharomyces cerevisiae STB6 (YKL072W) and STB2 (YMR053C); ancestral locus Anc_2.616), whose translation MNSIRYKKSDNLHIPPNKFENLAENGSNVATTTTTNVTTSTGLTPSSTLPIPSSQLVSYIFPDIRALYYLNLHLFSNLCFCETEVPGFEIYIVEQWVADRKLSSLITSYTGNSQDVIKAVQVLLPSDPELWPGSLKLYYEELLQFSQPKVTSRGALFVTNLFSVPSVLNLLHVECGDLRAIWDDFKANFDLKKLHCGGRSALLLNAPSTAAEEKFSQLYKIPIDNPNFNNSNCSQLTSDISDTHFGSKQSYKPYSVVELVTLVQISLSYFHLFKNNDPKDGILCNDTKRAIDDWWNQYGKLYLGMEKPRNESTMGPTTVSAIISLVLSCYCKLVVTDCISSKDPFDEDDFYIGIHNFQKKYGLAKNNSITYLDHQTIEKLCEISAKTSNSDIFKFKKVVSTTVQDLRGKGNRAKFTNEILTTDIDNLVKHINDGALGILWKGSGKRSRNSCRIKAYGEGIVNLKFENGNPTKILEKQDQKILQRKLQESERKQQQQRKLSEKMESDNHNNNHSSNNNGNSNNVLYSETDEDESEEYDDLSLGGKQNKASISSVSASSMYCNYNKTKYQQNYDTNRIYRGEYHRRNSIPFISDGTKNPREDIFNYPHNVTENELYRCSSMSKIQDVVEQWKLPFDPSLIRMARDLLKIKNQLEINQEEESGGLYIPVENSTEYFEQNEEIQFIEVKKKLQENYQKYAHNAKIFRARHEDVENRKELVLSKMHELDSLSSKLKYNIRVLDRRIRDVEDSIRQFDSKLKSVKDSFSSKCICPSLVSDPITNKTEFENYVKHFMDEERARYQCMVIKCLHRLKVKEFENTINVWVSWIFNKVLHRNHSIIEDKKVI comes from the coding sequence atGAATAGTATtagatataaaaaatcGGATAATCTACATATACCACCAAATAAATTCGAAAACTTGGCAGAAAATGGTTCGAATGTAGCTACTACTACAACTACAAATGTTACAACATCAACAGGGTTAACACCTTCAAGTACACTTCCCATACCTTCCTCACAATTAGTAAGTTATATTTTCCCAGATATCAGAGctttgtattatttaaacttaCACTTATTCTCAAACTTATGTTTTTGTGAAACGGAAGTTCCTGGTTTTGAAATATACATCGTTGAACAATGGGTTGCCGATAGAAAACTTTCGAGTTTAATCACTTCATATACGGGTAATTCCCAAGACGTTATAAAAGCTGTTCAAGTTCTATTACCAAGTGACCCAGAACTTTGGCCCGGctctttaaaattatactACGAAGAGTTGTTACAATTTTCACAACCAAAAGTAACTTCAAGGGGAGCTTTATTCGTTACAAACTTATTCTCTGTCCCATCTGTATTAAATTTGCTGCATGTAGAATGTGGTGACTTAAGAGCTATTTGGGATGATTTTAAAGCTAActttgatttgaaaaaattgcaTTGTGGGGGTAGGTCGGctctattattaaatgcTCCATCAACTGCTgcagaagaaaaattttctcaattatataaaataccAATTGATAATCCAAATTTTAACAATTCAAATTGTAGTCAATTGACTTCCGATATTAGTGATACTCATTTTGGTTCTAAACAAAGCTATAAACCTTATTCTGTAGTAGAACTGGTTACATTAGTACAAATATCGTTAAGTTATTTTCAtctctttaaaaataatgatccAAAAGATGGTATTCTTTGTAATGATACTAAACGTGCTATCGACGATTGGTGGAATCAGTACGGGAAATTATATCTGGGTATGGAAAAGCCAAGAAATGAAAGTACAATGGGCCCAACAACTGTTTCAGCGATTATTAGTTTAGTATTGAGTTGCTATTGCAAACTAGTTGTGACAGATTGTATTTCATCGAAAGATCcatttgatgaagatgacTTCTATATTGGAATccataattttcaaaaaaaatatgggCTAGCTAAGAATAATAGTATCACATACTTGGATCACCAAACAATAGAGAAGCTTTGTGAAATTTCAGCAAAGACATCCAATTCAGATATTTTCAAGTTTAAAAAAGTTGTTTCAACTACTGTTCAAGATTTGAGAGGTAAGGGTAATCGTGCAAAGTTCACGAATGAAATATTAACTACAGATATAGACAATTTAGTTAAACATATCAATGACGGTGCCTTAGGTATTCTTTGGAAAGGATCTGGAAAAAGATCCAGAAATTCCTGCAGAATTAAGGCTTACGGTGAAGGTATTgttaatttgaaatttgagAATGGTAACCCAACTAAAATACTAGAAAAACAAGACCAAAAAATCTTGCAAAGGAAACTACAAGAATCTGAAAGAAAGCAACAGCAGCAGAGAAAATTAAGCGAGAAAATGGAATCAgataatcataataacaATCACAgcagtaataataatggcaATAGCAATAATGTGTTATATTCAGAAACAGACGAAGATGAATCAGAGGAGTATGATGATTTATCTTTAGGTGGGAAGCAAAATAAAGCGTCAATATCGAGTGTTTCTGCTTCTTCCATGTACTGTAATTATAACAAGACCAAATACCAACAGAACTATGATACTAATAGAATATATAGGGGTGAATATCATAGAAGAAATTCCATTCCTTTTATATCAGATGGAACTAAAAATCCTCGTGAggatattttcaattatccTCATAATGTCACAGAAAATGAGTTATACAGATGTAGCTCAATGTCAAAAATACAAGATGTTGTTGAACAATGGAAGTTACCATTCGATCCTTCCTTAATTAGAATGGCAAGggatttattaaaaattaaaaatcaattagaaataaaccaagaagaagaatcaGGAGGTCTGTATATTCCAGTTGAAAATTCCACGGAATATTTTGAGCAAAATGAGGAAATCCAATTTATTGAagttaaaaagaaattgcaagaaaattatcaaaagtATGCTCATAAcgcaaaaatatttagagCAAGACATGAAGACGttgaaaatagaaaagaGCTCGTGTTAAGTAAAATGCACGAACTAGATTCTCTCTCATCaaagttaaaatataatatccGTGTTTTAGATAGACGTATTAGAGATGTGGAGGATAGTATCCGTCAATTTGATTCTAAACTGAAATCTGTTAAGGACTCATTTTCAAGTAAGTGTATTTGTCCATCATTAGTATCGGACccaattacaaataaaacTGAATTTGAGAATTATGTTAAGCATTTTATGGATGAAGAGCGCGCAAGATATCAATGCATGGTTATTAAATGTCTCCATCGATTAAAAGTTAAAGAGTTCGAAAATACAATTAATGTATGGGTTTCATGGATTTTCAATAAAGTATTGCATAGAAATCACTCCATTATTGAGGATAAGAAAGTTATTTAG
- the TBLA0A10570 gene encoding uncharacterized protein (Ty like retrotransposon): protein MRNVFCNSVYNTTPAAKAGLHGLDASTLLPFSQSVIIHVTDTDGKLDPRGLLAYALTPSTESNGYLLYVPAYNKVLDSSNYEIVRESTKPTIDSTPNVFDELLSFYDSTSPTIGGTPSADDNISADDLGLTTLDTNDIPETSPTIIDGPNTYVKSIEEVIDTKGFPTKTITSTSQASQPDAVSTATSTAINTSILQLDPSVLDTHLSDDPLYVDNDTSDEDFPDDNFHDPSDTHAQLLQELDNILADSSPSNTLHDTSKGGTLTSADLSSPLISAKLTAAKELLKKSNGKLFNKSSLPQKGTFTTSKTSSKSKSLRSKTNSGPSTVALNQFYNTIKMIGTSLSRLGGSTNENHDVIESEVTDESAPFPLSRLDVVKVTDMINKKPKNNNSMQYYEAISQNSDPEEKDLYQRAYEKEIKSLINQNIWDEQNIIDADTVPKDKIINSMFIFTTKRDGTHKSRCVARGDLQKKRNV from the coding sequence ATGCGCAATGTTTTTTGTAACTCTGTTTATAATACTACTCCTGCAGCAAAGGCTGGTTTACATGGTCTCGATGCTAGTACTCTACTACCCTTTAGTCAATCGGTTATTATTCATGTTACTGATACTGATGGTAAACTAGATCCACGCGGCTTACTTGCTTATGCTCTTACTCCTTCTACTGAATCCAATGGTTACTTATTGTATGTACCTGCATATAATAAGGTCCTTGATAGTTCCAATTATGAAATTGTTCGCGAATCAACCAAACCTACGATTGATTCCACACCTAATGTTTTTGATGAACTTTTAAGCTTCTACGATTCTACTAGTCCAACTATAGGCGGTACTCCTTCTGCAGATGACAATATCTCCGCAGATGATCTTGGTCTTACCACATTAGATACTAATGATATTCCAGAAACGTCGCCTACCATTATAGATGGTCCTAACACCTACGTTAAATCTATCGAAGAAGTTATCGACACCAAAGGCTTTCCCACCAAAACAATAACCTCTACTTCTCAAGCTAGTCAACCAGATGCAGTCTCTACTGCAACTTCCACTGCGATCAACACTTCTATCCTTCAATTAGATCCAAGCGTACTTGATACTCATCTTTCAGATGATCCTCTATATGTCGACAATGATACTTCTGATGAAGACTTCCCTGATGACAACTTCCATGATCCCTCTGACACCCATGCTCAACTTCTTCAAGAACTTGATAATATCCTAGCTGATAGTTCCCCATCTAACACATTACACGATACCTCTAAAGGCGGTACTCTTACTTCTGCTGACCTCTCTAGTCCCCTTATTTCTGCTAAACTTACCGCTGCAAAGGaattactaaaaaaatctaatgGTAAACTTTTTAACAAATCATCTCTTCCACAGAAGGGTACATTTACCACTTCTAAAACTAGTTCTAAGTCAAAATCACTTCGCTCTAAAACTAATTCTGGTCCCTCGACGGTTGCTctaaatcaattttataaCACAATCAAAATGATTGGAACATCGTTATCCAGATTAGGCGGTAGTACAAATGAAAATCACGACGTGATAGAATCTGAAGTAACGGATGAATCCGCACCCTTTCCACTTAGTAGATTGGATGTTGTTAAAGTGACAGAtatgattaataaaaagcccaagaataataattctatgCAGTATTATGAAGCAATTAGTCAAAATAGTGATccagaagaaaaagatcTATACCAAAGAGCctatgaaaaagaaataaaaagtttaattAACCAAAATATATGGGATGAACAAAATATCATTGATGCAGACACGGTCCctaaagataaaattataaactCAATGTTTATATTTACTACTAAAAGAGACGGTACGCATAAAAGCAGATGTGTTGCCAGAGGagatttacaaaaaaaaaggaacGTCTGA
- the SGM1 gene encoding Sgm1p (similar to Saccharomyces cerevisiae SGM1 (YJR134C); ancestral locus Anc_4.364), which translates to MSSNKKLSLEERLSLAASKKKSKKLKNLLKLNPSGIPVDSTAAQIPLASSVTSSSEPNTQDQSPALSSQDNQFSSNENNNNEYTPLTKKNSIAQDTDDTINNIHEIEDLDYGKKLTDNRTDDSKIEGSISDSNNNSYLSTSKDAHTGQFVNENSSELTYAPNSNPLEKLSSFELLKSWLPTDYFNLDATDILKILDPHLKKLSDNLKVELSKNNELEVTNTSLSLIKLIKEKDELIDKLSLDNENLAKEQSKNLNEIKNLKKNIINLENKNSNLNDEQNNLNNDIRLLKLKNDDLTKNLRNLNDDFKSFNDLKLSIVELNQNLQEKEDIINQLTDDIKDRDEKIRMNTSLFENEKALIRDEKDKIRITSQNQITTLESDLEHLRIQLDELRLSEANRNNDNSNSDIENSPNLGEHRFSKSLQIYSANEKLLILQTELESSKENWTTIELALQSKISNLEHAVNDLNSQLVIEVEQAKKSNVTIADLNKKLSSKEIENIDLMTTITKLESQVKSLNLLKDDITDDYKLLQKKYDIQKSQLERKSELQSNNSISSLSTLELMQKQDAQDNSNTNLDDNWLLPPNISQSSIRQFDDSLPCINEYANNSDDENINTDENSTLEVSLNNHSSNDLDDTENDCNTQNIPDLPDSPNRMLFVDTSDMPEDASELQVRSRKEAPSTPVSQSFQFRKPTTQIQASTQMNAQMVSRLGAEVRRLETELESLKETCTKLQEEKRKANDEILKLLDANEKVESIKIEKSRLETMSDDLQRKLETSLQLLGEKTEQVEELKNDVADLKEMLHQQVQQMVEMQENRR; encoded by the coding sequence ATGTCAAgcaacaaaaaattatctttgGAGGAAAGGCTATCATTAGCTGCCTCCAAAAAGAAAtcgaaaaaattaaaaaatctacTTAAACTTAATCCTTCAGGAATTCCCGTCGATTCAACTGCAGCTCAGATCCCCTTAGCTTCAAGCGTAACATCTTCCTCTGAACCTAATACCCAAGATCAGTCACCTGCATTATCTTCACAAGATAATCAATTTTcatctaatgaaaataataacaatgaaTATACACCtttaactaaaaaaaatagcatAGCTCAAGATACAGACGATACAATAAATAACATCCATGAAATTGAGGATCTAGATTACGGAAAAAAACTAACAGATAATAGAACTGATGATTCCAAAATAGAAGGTTCCATATCAGATTCTAATAACAATTCATATCTTTCCACAAGTAAAGATGCACATACTGGACAGTTCGTAAACGAAAACTCTAGTGAATTAACATATGCCCCCAATTCAAATCCATTAGAAAAGCTAAGctcttttgaattattgaagaGCTGGCTACCAACCGATTATTTTAACTTAGATGCTactgatattttaaaaatattagatcctcatttgaagaaattatctgataatttaaaagttgaactttccaaaaataatgaacTAGAGGTAACTAATACCAGTTTAAGTCTAATTAAGTTaatcaaagaaaaagacGAATTAATCGATAAACTAAGCcttgataatgaaaaccTGGCGAAAGAacaatcaaaaaatttaaatgagattaaaaatcttaaaaaaaatattattaatttagaaaataagaattccaatttaaatgatgagcaaaataatttaaataacgATATTAGATTATTGAAACTAAAAAATGATGATCTAACCAAGAATTTAAGAAACTTAAATGAtgatttcaaatcttttaatgaCTTAAAACTTTCAATTGTTGAATTAAATCAGAACTtacaagaaaaagaagatattATCAACCAATTAACCGATGATATAAAAGACCGTGATGAAAAGATTAGAATGAACACCAGTTTATTcgaaaatgaaaaagcTTTAATTAGGGATGAAAAGGATAAAATTCGGATCACTTCACAAAACCAGATTACTACTTTAGAATCAGATTTAGAACATTTAAGAATTCAACTCGATGAACTAAGACTCTCCGAAGCCAATAGAAACAATGATAATAGTAACAGTGATATCGAGAATAGCCCCAATTTAGGTGAACATAGATTTAGCAAATCATTGCAAATCTATTCAGCAAATGAAAAGCTTTTAATTCTGCAAACTGAGTTAGAATCTAGCAAAGAAAACTGGACTACAATTGAATTAGCATTACAATCAAAAATCTCAAACTTAGAACATGCAGTAAATGATCTTAATTCACAACTTGTAATTGAAGTTGAACAAGCTAAAAAATCTAATGTAACCATTGCcgatttaaataaaaaactttcatcaaaagaaatagaaaatattgatttaatgACTACAATTACTAAACTAGAATCTCAAGTAAAAAGTTTAAACTTACTAAAGGACGATATTACAGACGACTATAAGCttttgcaaaaaaaatatgatataCAAAAAAGTCAATTAGAGCGTAAATCCGAACTACAGTCTAATAACTCTATATCCTCATTATCAACTTTAGAATTAATGCAAAAACAAGATGCACAAGATAACTCGAACACAAACTTGGATGATAATTGGCTATTACCACCAAACATTTCTCAATCGAGCATAAGACAATTTGATGACAGTTTACCATGTATCAATGAATATGCCAACAATTCAGATGATGAAAACATTAATACCGATGAGAATAGTACTCTAGAagtatcattaaataatcattcCAGTAATGACCTAGACGATACTGAAAATGATTGTAATACCCAAAATATTCCTGATTTACCAGACTCACCAAATAGAATGCTGTTTGTTGATACAAGTGACATGCCGGAGGACGCTAGTGAATTACAGGTGAGGAGTCGTAAAGAGGCGCCATCTACTCCAGTTTCTCaatcttttcaatttcgCAAACCAACTACTCAAATCCAAGCTTCAACTCAAATGAATGCTCAGATGGTTAGCAGGTTAGGAGCTGAAGTAAGAAGATTAGAGACAGAATTGGAGTCTCTAAAAGAGACTTGTACTAAACTTCAAGaagagaaaagaaaagcaaatgatgaaatactgaaattattagatgctAATGAGAAAGTAGAGAGTATAAAAATTGAGAAATCTAGATTAGAAACTATGTCTGATGACTTACAAAGAAAGCTAGAAACTTCATTACAACTTTTAGGTGAAAAAACAGAGCAGGTTGAAGAACTAAAGAATGACGTAGCTGATTTAAAGGAAATGCTTCACCAACAAGTTCAACAAATGGTAGAGATGCAAGAGAACAGAAGATAA
- the UTP9 gene encoding Utp9p (similar to Saccharomyces cerevisiae UTP9 (YHR196W); ancestral locus Anc_4.362), translated as MSTISDLVACFSKDAKHFAFQANASHKNTIDIYPLDPSSNNAVSNSSIGRIDYETNDLVATDIIAMTWCSGTNIMQRNNSTKSKNKKRKNIQEDDENISNTSISEINNESTPENVFINCFSGGKIVVFSSNGKNIINIIQNKNEISNIASRGSNIWILDDDKTVKKFIYYQSKPLKTFHLIEGKKEVIKNFQVLPINENISTNGKGDDNIYISLMTESRVIIIDPSKRRPTTVSIIDVSTPVFSSLYDEGKKTIIADANKINLFEVSSGQLVKTWDIQVKKFQIVDNTFIIGLTNDGNLVSINIEQSENNEDYTIISNNISKNNIIEFAQIPDGIIYSWLNVNEPNFEMIQSKDFTKGTSTINANDDIITSSDKISNKESLNNLPLEETQDELVNDLSIQKQRKKINRTEQDELSQKLLNSLEGENSDDAVTFNLIVSEDWIESRIKIFIIKNLNNESNIAKIIELISREVQKNSWQNSKILFWWLKWLLSLKNINENYKSHKHNIKNLKHIRSSLKPSTDSLPILLSMQGRLELLTTQSMLREQLANLNIEEQEQIVSNGQTESQNALDSEKINAVNDDNTDDIVYMNGESDTFFDAPEYVE; from the coding sequence ATGTCTACTATTTCAGATCTAGTTGCTTGTTTTTCTAAAGATGCCAAGCATTTTGCTTTCCAAGCCAATGCATCACATAAAAATACGATTGATATCTATCCTTTAGATCCTTCTAGCAACAATGCAGTTAGCAATAGCTCAATTGGTCGCATTGATTATGAGACAAATGATTTAGTTGCTACAGATATTATTGCAATGACATGGTGCTCTGGCACAAATATTATGCAACGGAACAATTCAacaaaatctaaaaataaaaagagaaaaaatattcaagaagatgatgagaACATTTCCAATACTTCAATTTctgaaataaataatgagTCTACTCCAGAAAATGtatttataaattgtttttctGGCGGTAAAATAGTCGTATTCTCATCAAatggtaaaaatattattaatattattcaaaataaaaatgaaatctCAAACATTGCCTCACGTGGATCAAACATTTGGATTCTCGATGACGATAAAACTGTTAAAAAGttcatttattatcaatcaAAACCTCTAAAAACTTTTCACTTGATAGAAGGCAAAAAGGAAGtgattaaaaattttcagGTATTACCAATTAATGAGAATATATCAACTAATGGCAAAGGTGATGACAACATTTATATTTCCTTAATGACAGAATCTAgggttattattatagatCCTAGTAAAAGAAGGCCAACCACTGTTTCCATAATTGATGTTTCTACTCCTGTATTTTCATCTCTTTACGATGAGGGCAAAAAGACAATTATTGCTGAtgctaataaaattaatttatttgaggTATCTAGTGGACAATTAGTTAAAACATGGGATATTcaagtaaaaaaattccaGATTGTTGACAATACGTTCATTATCGGATTAACTAATGATGGTAACTTAGtttctattaatattgaacaaagtgaaaataatgaagattacactattatttctaacaatatatcaaaaaataatatcattgaaTTTGCTCAAATACCTGACggtattatatattcttggTTGAACGTTAATGAGCCAAACTTTGAAATGATACAATCTAAAGATTTTACTAAAGGCACAAGCACTATCAATGCcaatgatgatattattacatCATCTGATAAAATTTCTAACAAAGAATCCCTCAATAATCTACCTTTAGAGGAGACACAGGATGAATTAGTTAATGATCTATCTATACAAAAACAACGTAAAAAGATTAATAGAACTGAGCAAGATGAATTATCTCAAAAGTTGTTAAACTCCCTCGAAGGAGAAAATTCTGACGATGCTGTTACATTCAATTTAATTGTATCGGAAGATTGGATAGAAtcaagaataaaaatatttattataaaaaatttaaataatgaaagcAATATtgcaaaaataattgaGTTAATTTCAAGAGAAGTTCAAAAGAATTCCTGgcaaaattctaaaatcCTATTCTGGTGGTTAAAATGGTTActatcattaaaaaatattaatgaaaattataagTCTCATAAACacaatattaaaaatttaaaacatatTAGATCCTCACTAAAGCCTTCGACTGATTCATTACCAATTTTACTCAGTATGCAAGGTAGGTTAGAATTATTGACAACTCAATCTATGTTGAGGGAGCAGCTagcaaatttaaatattgaagaacAGGAACAAATTGTTTCAAATGGTCAAACTGAGAGTCAAAATGCTTTAGATTCTGAAAAGATTAATGCAGTTAACGACGATAACACTGATGATATAGTTTACATGAATGGGGAAAGTGATACCTTTTTTGATGCTCCAGAATATGTTGAATAA